From Erigeron canadensis isolate Cc75 chromosome 8, C_canadensis_v1, whole genome shotgun sequence, one genomic window encodes:
- the LOC122578953 gene encoding chloride channel protein CLC-f: MMSGGEDDKSPILLRTNSLSALDIEEGAQNSSSASGGGGGGGRRSIKDLLWNRAFSGRRLSIKQRSSSSSSRWSPRNHHVSPRTKRLIINVDDEILADGAPPEWALLLVGCLLGLATGLCVAAFNRAVHVIHGWAWAGTPNEGAAWLRLQRLADTWHRILLIPVTGGVIVGMLHGLLEILDQIKQSTPGNGLSFLSGFFPTVKAIQAAVTLGTGCSLGPEGPSVDIGKSCANGCSLMMENNKERRIALVAAGAAAGIASGFNAAVAGSFFAIETVLRPLRAENSPPFTTAMIILASVISSTVSNAVLGEKQAFTVPTYDLKSAAELPLYLILGMLCGVVSVLFTRLVTWFSNAFEYIRERFGLPSVVTPALGGLGAGIIALKYPGVLYWGFTNVDEILHTGKIASAPGIWLLAQLAAAKVVATALCKGSGLVGGLYAPSLMIGAAVGAVFGGSAGQLINSAIPGNTAIAEPQAYALVGMAATLASVCSVPLTSVLLLFELTKDYRILLPLMGAVGLAIWVPSVANQSKDAEGSDARRGYSMLSPVDKFENWRQTGDGDDLELCIMGPDDNHEAIDEDIILEDLKVSQAMSTNYLTVGLSSTIKEAVQCMDNGQQTCVLVVDSDEHLEGIMTYGDIKRGMLRNYDEFSDGGSLTPDFSECLVSSVCSREITYHGRKRGLLTCYPETDLAIAKKLMEAKGVKQLPVVQRAVHLERKRRIVAILYYHSVWNCLREELNRRGHEYQQRSEDHIEEKISNGH, translated from the exons ATGATGTCTGGAGGCGAGGATGATAAGTCCCCGATTCTATTACGAACGAATTCCTTATCGGCTTTAGATATAGAAGAAGGGGCCCAGAATTCATCATCAGCATCaggaggtggaggtggagggGGGAGAAGAAGCATCAAGGATCTGTTGTGGAATCGAGCCTTTTCGGGAAGGCGTCTTAGCATTAAACAacgcagcagcagcagcagcagcagatgGTCTCCTCGTAATCATCATGTGTCCCCTAGAACTAAAAGACTAATAATAAATGTTGATGATGAGATCCTTGCAGACGGAGCTCCCCCCGAATGGGCTTTACTCCTTGTTGGATGTCTTCTTGGCCTTGCTACCGGTCTCTGTGTCGCCGCTTTTAATCGTGCT GTGCATGTAATACATGGATGGGCATGGGCTGGCACACCAAATGAAGGTGCTGCTTGGCTACGATTGCAAAGACTGGCCGACACTTGGCATAGGATCCTTTTGATTCCGGTCACCGGAGGAGTCATAGTCGGGATGTTACATGGGTTACTTGAAATATTAGACCAAATAAAGCAGTCAACTCCCGGCAATGGTTTGAGTTTCCTGTCTGGATTTTTTCCTACAGTTAAAGCTATCCAAGCTGCAGTAACCTTAGGTACTGGGTGTTCTTTGGGTCCTGAAGGCCCAAGTGTCGATATTGGAAAATCATGTGCCAATGGATGCTCGTTAATGATGGAAAATAATAAAGAACGTAGGATAGCTCTTGTAGCAGCTGGTGCTGCTGCTGGCATTGCTTCAG GTTTTAATGCAGCAGTTGCTGGTTCCTTCTTTGCCATTGAGACTGTTTTAAGACCTCTGCGTGCTGAAAACTCACCTCCATTTACAACTGCTATGATTATATTGGCCTCAGTTATTTCATCCACTGTCTCCAATGCTGTCCTTGGTGAAAAGCAGGCGTTCACAGTGCCCACATATGATTTGAAATCTGCTGCAG AACTACCTTTGTACCTGATATTGGGCATGTTGTGTGGAGTAGTTAGCGTATTATTTACCCGTTTGGTAACATGGTTTAGTAATGCATTTGAATATATAAGAGAACGGTTTGGACTTCCTAGTGTGGTCACGCCCGCTTTAGGTGGTTTAGGAGCAGGGATAATAGCACTCAAGTATCCTGGAGTTCTGTACTGGGGGTTCACGAATGTTGATGAAATTTTACATACCGGAAAGATAGCTTCAGCACCTGGAATCTGGCTTCTAGCACAGTTAGCTGCAGCAAAAGTTGTAGCCACAGCTCTTTGCAAAGGTTCTGGGCTTGTTGGTGGGTTGTATGCACCAAGTTTAATGATTGGTGCTGCAGTGGGTGCGGTTTTCGGAGGTTCAGCAGGACAGTTGATTAACTCTGCTATTCCCGGGAACACTGCTATTGCTGAACCACAGGCGTATGCATTA GTAGGAATGGCTGCAACTTTGGCGTCGGTTTGTTCTGTTCCGTTGACTTCCGTTTTACTTTTGTTTGAGCTGACAAAGGATTACAGAATCTTGCTTCCACTCATG GGGGCTGTTGGGTTAGCTATATGGGTACCATCTGTAGCAAACCAGTCAAAAGATGCTGAGGGATCTGATGCACGAAGAGGTTATTCTATGCTTTCACCAGTTGACAAATTCGAGAACTGGAGACAAACTGGCGATGGAGATGATTTGGAACTTTGTATCATGGGGCCTGATGATAACCATGAAGCCATCGATGAAGATATTATTCTCGAGGATTTGAAG GTTTCACAAGCTATGTCAACCAACTACCTTACTGTGGGATTATCGTCGACTATTAAAGAGGCCGTACAGTGTATGGACAATGGACAACAAACTTGCGTGCTTGTTGTTGATTCTGATGAGCATTTAGAAGGGATTATGACTTATGGTGACATTAAACGTGGCATGTTGCGGAACTATGATGAATTTTCCGATGGTGGCTCATTAACCCCAGAT TTCAGTGAATGTCTTGTTTCTTCTGTGTGTTCCCGCGAGATAACCTATCATGGGAGAAAACGTGGACTTTTGACTTGCTATCCTGAGACGGATTTGGCAATTGCTAAAAAGCTAATGGAGGCGAAAGGAGTAAAGCAATTACCTGTGGTACAACGTGCTGTtcatttagaaagaaaaagaagaattgtTGCTATTCTTTATTACCATTCAGTATGGAACTGTCTCAG AGAGGAACTGAATCGCAGGGGACACGAGTATCAGCAGAGGTCAGAAGATCATATTGAAGAAAAGATATCCAATGGCCATTAA